A genomic window from Tolypothrix sp. PCC 7910 includes:
- the thiS gene encoding sulfur carrier protein ThiS, which translates to MSNEITLQVNGEKHSCSSQTPLPELLQKLGFNPRLVAVEYNGEILHRQFWEQTKVQPGDRLEVVTIVGGG; encoded by the coding sequence ATGTCTAACGAAATCACACTTCAGGTAAATGGGGAGAAGCATAGCTGTTCATCCCAAACACCTTTACCCGAATTACTTCAAAAACTAGGTTTCAACCCCCGCTTAGTAGCAGTAGAGTACAACGGCGAAATTTTACATCGCCAATTTTGGGAGCAAACAAAAGTGCAACCAGGCGATCGCCTAGAAGTTGTCACTATTGTTGGTGGTGGATAA
- a CDS encoding PAS domain S-box protein has protein sequence MFSTFIIACGTTHIMEVWTLWHPIYWVSGLIKAITAIVSVYTAIELVPLVPKALALPSPAKLEAANAQLAKEIAERKRTEAVLRESEQRWQLALRGNNDGIWDWNLTTNEVFFSPRWKEMLGYQEDEISHNLDEIINRIHPNDFGRVKKAVKSHFDKLTPFYMNEYRVLCKDGSYKWILDRGQALWDENGKVVRMVGSQTDITERKKAEENLNQLLDSLENIVAERTAELTRINASLQVEITERQRIEEALRESEQQFRATFQQAAVGIAHVGIDGRWLLVNQRFCDIVGYTFEELQLLTFQDITYPDDLEADLNYVEQILAGDIHTYTLEKRYFCKNNSLVWINLTVSLVRDSFGKPKYFISVIEDISDRQRSQEQIRASLREKEVLLKEIYHRVKNNFQVISSLLNLQSEYIKDQDDMQIFQQSQQRIASMALVHEKMYQSGDLSRINFREYVQELVASLYTSYKVYDGALTLHINIDEHILLGLDTAIPCGLIIHELVSNSLKYAFPEARNGEINIAISEMANNRIALTVSDNGIGLPPNFNFTETASLGWQLVEALASQLTGDITIKSDIGVEFLIIFSLA, from the coding sequence TTGTTTAGCACATTCATTATTGCTTGCGGCACAACCCACATCATGGAAGTGTGGACGCTTTGGCATCCTATCTATTGGGTATCCGGCTTGATTAAAGCTATCACTGCTATTGTTTCTGTATACACAGCCATAGAATTGGTACCATTAGTTCCAAAAGCGTTGGCTTTACCTAGCCCTGCCAAACTAGAAGCTGCAAATGCTCAATTAGCGAAAGAAATTGCTGAACGCAAACGTACTGAAGCGGTATTAAGAGAAAGTGAACAACGTTGGCAATTAGCTTTACGTGGCAACAATGATGGGATTTGGGATTGGAATTTGACAACGAACGAAGTATTCTTCTCACCTCGCTGGAAAGAAATGCTTGGTTATCAAGAAGATGAGATTTCTCATAATTTAGATGAAATTATCAACCGCATACATCCAAATGATTTTGGCAGGGTGAAAAAAGCAGTTAAAAGTCATTTTGATAAATTAACACCGTTTTACATGAATGAGTATCGTGTATTATGCAAAGATGGTAGCTACAAATGGATTTTAGACCGTGGTCAAGCGTTGTGGGATGAGAATGGTAAAGTAGTGCGAATGGTAGGTTCGCAAACTGACATTACTGAGCGTAAAAAAGCAGAAGAAAATCTTAATCAGCTACTCGACAGCCTAGAAAATATAGTTGCAGAACGTACAGCAGAGTTAACCAGAATTAACGCCTCATTACAAGTAGAAATTACAGAACGCCAGCGCATAGAGGAAGCCTTAAGAGAAAGCGAACAGCAATTTCGGGCAACATTTCAACAAGCGGCTGTTGGTATTGCTCATGTAGGAATAGATGGACGATGGTTATTAGTTAATCAGAGATTTTGTGATATTGTTGGTTATACATTTGAAGAACTGCAATTATTAACTTTTCAAGATATTACTTACCCAGATGATTTAGAAGCTGACCTCAACTATGTTGAGCAGATATTAGCTGGTGATATTCACACCTACACTTTAGAAAAGCGCTATTTTTGCAAAAACAATTCTCTCGTCTGGATTAATCTGACTGTGTCTTTAGTCCGGGATAGCTTTGGTAAGCCCAAGTATTTTATTTCTGTCATTGAAGATATTAGCGATCGCCAGCGTTCTCAAGAACAGATTCGAGCATCATTACGAGAAAAAGAAGTTCTATTAAAAGAAATTTACCATCGAGTTAAAAATAATTTTCAGGTGATTTCTAGCCTATTAAACTTGCAATCAGAATATATTAAAGATCAGGATGATATGCAGATATTTCAACAAAGCCAGCAGCGGATAGCATCTATGGCTTTGGTTCATGAAAAAATGTATCAATCAGGAGATTTGTCCAGAATTAATTTTCGTGAATATGTTCAGGAATTAGTGGCAAGTTTATATACATCATACAAAGTATATGATGGTGCGCTTACTTTACACATTAATATTGATGAGCATATTTTACTTGGTTTAGATACAGCAATCCCCTGTGGGTTAATTATTCATGAACTTGTTTCTAATTCGTTAAAATATGCTTTCCCTGAAGCTAGAAATGGTGAAATAAATATTGCTATCAGTGAAATGGCAAATAATAGAATCGCCCTAACCGTTAGTGATAACGGTATTGGTTTACCTCCAAACTTCAATTTTACAGAGACAGCATCATTGGGTTGGCAGTTAGTAGAAGCTTTAGCCTCTCAGCTTACAGGAGACATCACAATTAAGAGCGATATCGGGGTAGAGTTTTTAATCATATTTTCTCTAGCGTAA
- a CDS encoding thiamine phosphate synthase, protein MVEPHSQSEQMQQVVYRILDANLDRAREGLRIVEEWCRFGLNNAQFTGECKRLRQDIAHWHTAELRAARDTPGDAGTDLTHPHEEKRTSIKSVLQANFCRVQEAMRVLEEYGKLHDPNMGKAFKQMRYQVYTLESNLLGYQRHQLLWRSRLYLVTSPAENLLSTVEAALKGGLTLVQYRDKTADDGVRLEQARKLRQLCHLYGALFIINDRIDLALAVDADGVHLGQQDMPIEIARQLLGSHRIIGRSTTNLEEMQAALAEGADYIGVGPVYETPTKEGKPAAGLQYVSYAAKNCAIPWFAIGGIDANNINDVIDAGAQRVAVVRSLMQAEQPTLVTQYLLSQLNRIKPES, encoded by the coding sequence ATGGTCGAGCCACACAGCCAATCAGAGCAAATGCAGCAAGTTGTTTACCGCATTTTAGATGCCAATTTAGATCGCGCTCGTGAAGGCTTGCGAATTGTTGAGGAGTGGTGTCGCTTTGGACTGAATAATGCTCAGTTCACTGGAGAGTGTAAACGCTTGCGGCAAGACATAGCTCATTGGCATACAGCTGAATTGCGAGCAGCGCGAGATACACCGGGTGATGCTGGTACAGACTTAACACATCCTCATGAGGAAAAACGCACTAGCATCAAATCTGTGTTGCAAGCTAACTTTTGCCGTGTACAAGAAGCAATGCGGGTGCTAGAAGAATATGGCAAGCTGCATGATCCTAATATGGGTAAAGCTTTTAAGCAGATGCGGTATCAAGTTTATACCTTAGAAAGCAATTTATTGGGTTATCAACGCCATCAACTATTATGGCGATCGCGTCTGTATTTGGTAACCTCACCAGCCGAAAATTTGCTCTCAACGGTAGAAGCTGCTCTCAAAGGCGGATTGACTTTGGTACAGTACCGTGACAAAACTGCTGATGATGGTGTTCGTCTGGAACAGGCAAGAAAGCTGCGGCAACTATGTCACCTCTACGGCGCGCTGTTCATTATTAATGACCGTATAGATCTGGCTTTAGCAGTAGATGCTGATGGCGTACATCTGGGACAGCAAGATATGCCAATTGAGATTGCCAGACAATTACTTGGTTCCCATCGGATAATTGGTCGCTCAACCACAAATTTGGAAGAAATGCAAGCAGCTCTCGCGGAAGGTGCTGATTATATTGGTGTAGGGCCAGTGTATGAAACACCCACCAAAGAAGGTAAGCCAGCAGCAGGTTTACAATATGTCAGCTATGCTGCCAAAAATTGTGCTATTCCCTGGTTTGCTATTGGCGGCATAGATGCCAATAATATCAATGACGTGATTGATGCTGGCGCGCAACGCGTGGCGGTAGTGCGATCGCTCATGCAAGCAGAACAACCCACCCTTGTGACTCAATATCTGCTCTCCCAACTCAATCGCATTAAACCAGAATCTTAA
- the ftnA gene encoding non-heme ferritin: MLSQAMTDRLNEQINLEMYSSHLYLQMSSWCAYKALDGCATFLSQHADEEMMHMRRLVNYLHETGALVVLGGMQAPPIHFASLTQLFEQIYEHEQSITRKINELVHLANTEPDYSTLQFLQWYVAEQHQEEFLFKGILDKIHLIGTEGQGIFFIDREIATLAATKGKEATAMTATPAA, from the coding sequence ATGCTGTCGCAAGCTATGACTGATCGGTTGAACGAACAAATCAACCTGGAAATGTATTCTTCCCATCTTTATTTGCAAATGAGTTCTTGGTGTGCTTACAAAGCTTTAGATGGATGTGCAACATTTCTCAGTCAACACGCAGATGAAGAGATGATGCATATGCGCCGCTTAGTTAATTACTTACATGAAACAGGGGCGCTGGTAGTGTTAGGTGGAATGCAGGCTCCACCAATTCATTTCGCTTCGCTTACACAATTGTTTGAACAAATCTACGAACACGAACAGAGCATAACTCGTAAAATTAATGAGTTGGTACACTTAGCTAATACAGAACCAGATTATTCTACACTTCAGTTTCTCCAATGGTATGTTGCAGAACAACATCAAGAAGAGTTTTTGTTTAAAGGGATTCTCGATAAAATTCACCTGATTGGTACTGAAGGGCAGGGGATATTCTTCATTGATCGAGAAATTGCTACTTTAGCAGCCACAAAAGGCAAAGAAGCAACTGCAATGACTGCTACCCCAGCAGCTTAA
- a CDS encoding glycosyltransferase family 4 protein — protein MEHISQLAGNVREQTALPDILVISRSFLPKEAIIGEYIYNRCLQDPERVIVLAASCSGDKAFDQAQKFPIYRWPILRDWSFFNPFINLIYSFSLAIKLYFRYRYRYIEWGHGYEFPSLLLLSYFLPIRFFIYLHGNDIVCSLRNPVWRSLFKLTLKRAEGIVCNSSFTQDYLRTRLRLETPTHVINPMVRAEKFSHVINPGNLGELRANVRHMYNIPETAVVILSVGQLVKHKSFNRVIDNLPLLLTVGVDVHYIICGQGPCESELKSLANRLRVDQRVHFAGEISDRELAGYYAACDIFAMLNLVDSKASSMEGFGIVYLEASYFGKPVIASRLGGVIDAIHHEENGILVNPYSGYEVFQAFNRLCKDQQLREQLGRKGKELAKRKTLHRSLYKLE, from the coding sequence ATGGAACATATTTCACAACTGGCGGGAAATGTTAGAGAACAAACTGCATTACCAGACATTCTAGTAATATCCCGCAGTTTCTTACCAAAAGAAGCAATTATTGGTGAATATATATATAATCGCTGTCTCCAAGACCCAGAGCGGGTAATTGTTTTAGCAGCTAGTTGTTCAGGTGATAAAGCATTTGATCAAGCTCAAAAATTTCCTATATATCGCTGGCCAATTTTGAGAGATTGGAGTTTTTTCAATCCTTTTATCAACCTTATCTATTCATTTTCACTAGCAATCAAACTTTATTTTCGCTATCGTTATCGCTATATTGAATGGGGTCATGGGTACGAATTTCCCTCACTATTACTACTAAGTTATTTTTTACCGATTCGCTTTTTTATCTACCTCCACGGGAATGATATTGTCTGTAGCTTACGTAATCCTGTATGGCGATCGCTATTTAAATTGACACTCAAACGAGCTGAGGGAATCGTCTGCAACAGTTCCTTCACCCAGGATTATCTCAGAACCAGGTTAAGATTAGAGACTCCTACCCATGTCATCAACCCAATGGTGAGGGCGGAGAAATTTAGCCATGTGATCAATCCAGGGAATTTAGGCGAGTTACGTGCAAATGTTCGCCACATGTATAACATTCCCGAAACAGCAGTAGTTATTCTTTCTGTGGGACAGCTTGTCAAGCACAAAAGCTTTAATCGCGTCATTGACAACTTACCACTACTACTAACCGTTGGCGTGGATGTTCACTATATAATTTGTGGTCAAGGCCCTTGTGAATCAGAACTTAAATCTCTGGCTAATCGCTTACGAGTTGACCAAAGGGTACACTTTGCCGGAGAAATAAGCGATCGCGAATTAGCTGGTTATTATGCGGCCTGCGATATCTTTGCCATGCTGAATTTAGTCGATAGCAAAGCTAGTAGTATGGAGGGTTTTGGTATCGTCTATTTAGAAGCGAGTTATTTTGGTAAACCTGTAATTGCTTCTCGTTTAGGCGGAGTCATCGATGCTATTCACCACGAAGAAAATGGCATCTTAGTTAATCCTTATTCTGGCTATGAAGTTTTTCAAGCTTTCAATCGCTTGTGCAAAGACCAACAGCTACGGGAACAACTTGGCCGCAAAGGCAAAGAGTTAGCCAAGCGCAAAACCCTTCACCGTTCGCTGTATAAGTTGGAGTAG
- a CDS encoding DUF1517 domain-containing protein produces MRKKLQLAIKPLLKTVFVLSLVLTLALGHADGALAARSGGRIGGGSFRVPSSRTYTPRTYAPPGGGYYPGGGGFGFPFLIPFWGIGGGFGGLFSILIFIAIANFLLQAFRRVSGGDTITDDGGYSSNPAVSVTRLQVGLLAQARGLQGELDRIAEIADTNSPQGRAEILQETSLALLRHPEYWVYVGGGTQQAKLNSAEAQFNRLSLAERSKFSEETLSNVNNQLRAALAKEALPGAEIPENPTDLITSGPGEYIIVTLLVATLGKSAIPQVNSADDLRQALRQIGGIPSDQLLAIEVLWTPQAEGDTLTSDDLLAEYPDLKLV; encoded by the coding sequence ATGCGTAAAAAACTACAACTAGCCATCAAACCGCTGTTAAAAACTGTCTTTGTCCTGAGCCTGGTGTTAACTTTAGCACTTGGTCACGCCGATGGAGCGTTAGCCGCCCGTAGTGGTGGACGAATCGGTGGCGGTTCCTTTAGAGTACCTTCTAGCCGCACCTATACACCTCGTACCTATGCGCCTCCTGGTGGAGGATATTATCCTGGTGGTGGTGGTTTTGGATTTCCTTTTCTCATTCCTTTTTGGGGTATTGGGGGAGGATTTGGCGGATTGTTTAGCATCTTAATCTTTATTGCGATCGCTAATTTCTTACTTCAAGCCTTCCGCCGAGTTAGCGGTGGAGACACTATCACCGACGATGGAGGTTACAGCAGCAATCCCGCAGTATCTGTGACTCGCTTGCAAGTTGGTTTATTAGCTCAAGCACGTGGTTTACAAGGCGAACTTGACCGCATTGCTGAAATTGCTGATACTAACTCCCCACAAGGAAGAGCAGAAATTCTGCAAGAAACTAGCCTAGCTTTACTTCGCCATCCAGAATACTGGGTATATGTTGGTGGTGGTACACAACAAGCTAAGTTGAATTCAGCTGAAGCTCAGTTCAACCGTCTCTCACTAGCAGAACGCAGCAAATTTAGCGAAGAAACATTATCTAACGTTAACAACCAACTCCGAGCAGCACTGGCTAAAGAGGCTCTACCTGGTGCTGAAATTCCTGAAAATCCCACTGATTTAATTACCTCTGGGCCTGGAGAATATATTATCGTCACCTTGTTAGTGGCAACTCTGGGTAAGTCTGCAATTCCTCAGGTAAACAGTGCTGATGATTTGCGTCAAGCTTTGCGACAAATTGGTGGCATTCCTAGCGATCAACTCTTAGCTATAGAGGTACTTTGGACTCCTCAAGCTGAAGGTGATACTTTGACTTCTGATGATTTATTGGCTGAGTATCCCGACTTGAAACTTGTTTAA
- a CDS encoding nucleoside recognition domain-containing protein, with protein sequence MIWVGRLTGLFDLIIRAIEPLTFALGMPKQAAPIFLYGFFRRDYGAAGLFDLQQQGSLTGNQVVVAAIVLTLFLPCIAQLQMLIKERGAKTTWLIVLFIYG encoded by the coding sequence TTGATTTGGGTAGGGCGATTAACCGGATTATTTGACCTAATTATTCGGGCAATTGAACCGCTAACTTTTGCTTTAGGAATGCCCAAACAAGCAGCACCGATATTCCTTTATGGCTTCTTCCGGCGTGATTATGGTGCCGCAGGACTGTTTGACTTACAGCAACAAGGAAGCCTCACAGGTAATCAGGTTGTAGTTGCTGCCATTGTCTTGACATTGTTCTTACCCTGTATTGCCCAATTGCAAATGCTGATTAAGGAACGGGGAGCTAAAACTACTTGGCTAATAGTACTGTTTATTTATGGGTAA
- a CDS encoding tyrosine-type recombinase/integrase: MYSNRKSSKDSIKLADIRVGSDKGNLRLQFSTRISQQFYRKRQAYKGLGRTDTPENLKWANQLAARIQADIDHPDGGCFDPTLAKYLTIKQLTTISQLQNLIKPPLLGELWHEFVDWKLQTKQIQKSTYKKNFVVYTNLIKDFLDAELNLDAANNLIEQLSAKQSNQQQIKKLFSLLSNMCQRAISNQQLTQDYFFEIKKAYNISKKPQKIANVEDYRAYSLEERDLIIQAFRNSEQPSIKHGADLIEFLFLTGCRHSEVFALKWRNIKLNEGWIVFKEAFDSRTGMTKSNKNRLFKMQGMSRLINLLIKLYSNGKRDNELVFETISGKQYSSNTLTDIWAGNTVEVNGKVYHYPGVVKKLAEDKQLEYLKPYSTRHTFISIQANNGADLKLLANSCGNSVEQIIKHYLQFDNHATLKDI; this comes from the coding sequence ATGTACTCAAATCGTAAGAGTAGCAAGGATTCTATCAAATTAGCAGATATACGTGTCGGTTCGGATAAAGGTAATTTAAGGCTACAATTCAGCACTCGTATTAGCCAGCAGTTTTATCGCAAGCGACAAGCTTATAAAGGACTGGGGAGAACTGACACGCCAGAAAATCTAAAATGGGCTAATCAACTAGCAGCCAGAATACAAGCTGACATCGATCATCCTGATGGTGGTTGTTTTGACCCAACACTTGCTAAATATTTAACGATTAAGCAATTAACCACAATTAGTCAGTTACAAAATTTGATAAAACCACCTCTGCTGGGTGAATTATGGCATGAATTTGTGGATTGGAAATTGCAAACAAAGCAGATTCAAAAAAGTACTTATAAAAAAAATTTTGTTGTTTATACTAACTTAATTAAAGACTTTTTAGATGCAGAGCTAAATTTGGATGCAGCTAATAATTTAATTGAGCAGCTTTCAGCCAAACAGAGCAATCAACAACAAATTAAAAAGCTATTTAGTTTGTTGAGTAATATGTGCCAACGAGCAATCAGCAATCAGCAATTGACACAGGACTATTTTTTTGAAATCAAAAAAGCTTACAATATCTCGAAAAAGCCTCAAAAAATTGCAAATGTTGAAGATTATAGGGCATACAGTCTAGAAGAGAGAGATTTAATCATTCAAGCATTCAGAAATTCTGAACAACCATCTATCAAGCATGGTGCCGATTTAATTGAATTTTTGTTTCTCACTGGTTGTAGACATAGTGAAGTATTCGCTTTGAAGTGGAGAAATATTAAACTCAATGAAGGTTGGATAGTTTTTAAAGAGGCGTTTGATAGCAGGACTGGCATGACTAAAAGCAATAAAAATAGGCTTTTTAAAATGCAAGGTATGAGCAGATTAATTAACTTATTAATTAAACTATATAGTAATGGTAAAAGAGACAATGAATTAGTGTTTGAAACTATTTCAGGAAAACAATATTCAAGTAATACTTTAACAGATATCTGGGCGGGTAATACCGTTGAGGTTAACGGTAAAGTTTACCACTATCCGGGGGTAGTCAAAAAGTTAGCAGAAGATAAGCAACTTGAATATTTAAAACCATATTCTACTCGTCATACTTTTATTAGTATTCAAGCTAATAATGGTGCTGACCTTAAGTTGCTAGCTAATAGCTGTGGTAACAGCGTAGAGCAGATTATCAAACATTACTTACAGTTCGATAATCATGCCACATTGAAGGATATTTAA
- a CDS encoding response regulator: MTNANILIVEDEAIVAKDLRNRLTRFGYTVPAIASSGQEAINKALELSPDLVLMDIKLKGQMDGVQAADEIHKHLDIPIIYLTAYADDNTLERAKVTDPFGYLLKPFKERELQTNIEIALTKHQLERQLKNSQKWLSTLLKSITDGVIASDMQEIVNFMNPVAETLTGWQESEAMGRNSSEILNIAHGETRQPIENPIKTVLQDGRVAKLPENTILIGKNGQEIPIDDSTALIKDEKNNIMGAVLVFRDITELKKAIEIRKKQAEQADLVAQLQAVNQIKNDFLNLVTHELRSPLSNMKGIIQLLEVYPLSEEFQRYLEIIKAECDREMELINDLLDLQRLETSSYLPLAPDVLVLEQWLPLLIEPFQARVQEHQQTLQLNLPPNQVTVISDRTSLERILIELLNNACKYTPAGGEIIINLPQNTSLTASRTIITVSNTVEIPASELPRIFEKFYRIPNADLWNQGGTGLGLAIVQKLVEQLQGSIQVESGNGRTRFILSLTDLAPTSTTQQK; encoded by the coding sequence ATGACTAACGCCAACATTTTAATAGTAGAAGATGAAGCAATTGTTGCTAAAGATTTACGTAATCGCCTGACAAGATTTGGTTACACCGTTCCAGCCATAGCTTCTTCAGGACAAGAAGCTATTAATAAAGCACTCGAGCTATCTCCAGATTTGGTACTAATGGATATCAAATTAAAAGGTCAAATGGATGGGGTACAAGCGGCTGACGAAATTCATAAGCATTTAGATATACCAATTATTTATCTTACCGCTTATGCAGACGATAATACTTTAGAAAGGGCAAAAGTTACAGATCCATTTGGCTATTTACTCAAACCTTTTAAAGAAAGAGAGCTACAAACTAATATTGAAATAGCTTTAACTAAGCATCAGCTGGAAAGGCAATTAAAAAATAGCCAAAAATGGTTATCAACATTGCTAAAAAGTATCACCGATGGAGTGATTGCTAGTGATATGCAAGAAATAGTAAATTTTATGAATCCTGTAGCAGAAACCTTGACAGGCTGGCAAGAATCAGAAGCTATGGGCAGAAATTCATCAGAAATATTAAATATTGCTCATGGAGAAACTCGTCAGCCCATAGAAAATCCGATCAAAACAGTTCTCCAAGATGGTAGAGTTGCTAAATTACCAGAAAATACTATTTTAATAGGAAAAAATGGTCAAGAAATCCCCATAGATGATAGTACTGCGCTTATTAAAGATGAGAAAAATAATATTATGGGTGCAGTGTTGGTATTTCGGGATATCACCGAGCTGAAAAAAGCTATAGAAATTCGTAAAAAGCAAGCAGAACAAGCGGATCTAGTAGCGCAATTGCAAGCAGTTAATCAAATAAAAAATGATTTTTTAAATTTAGTTACCCACGAATTACGCTCACCTCTGAGTAATATGAAAGGCATAATTCAATTACTAGAGGTTTATCCCCTATCTGAGGAATTTCAGCGTTATCTCGAGATTATAAAAGCAGAGTGCGATCGCGAGATGGAATTGATCAATGATTTGTTAGATTTACAACGGCTCGAAACTTCATCGTATTTGCCTCTCGCCCCTGATGTTTTAGTATTAGAGCAGTGGTTACCTTTATTGATCGAGCCGTTTCAAGCCCGTGTTCAGGAACACCAGCAAACTCTACAGTTAAATCTGCCCCCAAATCAAGTAACAGTAATATCAGACCGTACCAGCTTGGAACGTATTTTAATAGAATTGCTCAATAATGCCTGTAAATACACACCTGCTGGTGGTGAAATTATCATAAATCTGCCTCAAAACACTTCCTTAACAGCCTCACGAACAATTATTACTGTCAGCAATACAGTAGAAATTCCTGCTTCCGAGTTACCGCGTATTTTTGAAAAATTTTACCGCATCCCTAATGCTGATCTCTGGAATCAAGGCGGTACAGGCTTAGGACTCGCCATAGTGCAGAAGTTAGTTGAACAACTGCAAGGCAGCATTCAAGTAGAAAGCGGCAATGGAAGAACAAGATTTATCCTCTCTCTTACTGATTTAGCACCTACTAGCACAACACAGCAAAAGTAG
- a CDS encoding transposase family protein, with amino-acid sequence MISIFDYIQKYPRRAKQLLGISYDQFTDLVNYAKNSHEEEQLKLEQKKVRIHRRGGGRKELLSIPEQVCLCLFYLRQIPTFEVLGIMFGISKTLSNDTFHYWRKILRKILPSSLIEQVENKEGDLLIIQEILTNFKLLVDSVEQPIDRPSDNEEQKKFFSGKKKQHTIKNQIVSLPEGKDIIDVTVGSPGPTADIKLFREQQTKFDEKQEFTGDKAYQGGNNITTPHKKKRKQQLNEQQKEENKALSSKRIFVEHLIRIVKIFQVASQRFRLNADVYNEIVLLVCGLVRLRIGTFVLPNSAIN; translated from the coding sequence ATGATTAGTATATTTGATTATATACAAAAGTATCCACGAAGAGCAAAGCAACTTTTGGGGATTAGTTATGACCAATTTACTGACCTTGTAAACTATGCTAAAAACAGTCATGAAGAAGAACAACTCAAATTGGAACAGAAGAAAGTTAGAATACATCGTCGTGGAGGTGGACGCAAAGAATTATTATCCATCCCAGAACAAGTATGTTTGTGCTTGTTTTATCTGAGACAAATACCCACATTTGAAGTTTTAGGAATAATGTTTGGTATATCAAAAACTTTATCTAATGATACTTTTCATTACTGGAGAAAAATATTACGTAAGATTCTCCCTTCTAGTTTAATAGAGCAAGTAGAAAATAAAGAAGGAGATTTGCTCATTATACAAGAAATATTAACGAATTTTAAGTTGCTAGTTGATAGCGTAGAACAGCCTATAGATAGACCATCTGACAACGAAGAACAGAAAAAGTTCTTTTCGGGAAAGAAAAAACAGCATACTATAAAAAACCAGATAGTTTCCTTGCCAGAGGGAAAAGATATTATTGATGTTACAGTAGGCTCTCCAGGGCCAACAGCAGACATAAAATTATTTAGAGAGCAACAAACAAAATTTGATGAAAAACAAGAATTTACGGGAGATAAAGCGTATCAAGGTGGGAATAATATTACTACCCCTCATAAGAAGAAAAGAAAACAACAATTAAATGAACAACAAAAAGAAGAAAATAAAGCTCTATCAAGTAAGCGTATATTTGTTGAGCATTTAATACGTATTGTAAAAATTTTCCAAGTGGCATCACAAAGATTTAGATTAAATGCTGATGTTTATAATGAAATAGTTTTGTTAGTTTGTGGTCTAGTAAGACTGCGAATTGGCACTTTCGTATTACCGAATAGCGCCATAAATTAG
- a CDS encoding FeoB small GTPase domain-containing protein: protein MTAVIHVVDAKNLGRMLPLTFQLIEAGLPVVLAVNMMDEAHRWGLDVQQDALEKELEIPVVCIAAALKQGIDELKQRIVPFLPIKPAMIPA, encoded by the coding sequence GTGACAGCCGTAATTCATGTGGTAGATGCGAAAAACTTGGGGCGGATGCTACCCCTGACATTTCAACTTATCGAAGCTGGGCTACCTGTTGTACTTGCCGTCAACATGATGGATGAAGCGCATCGTTGGGGGTTGGATGTGCAGCAAGATGCGTTGGAGAAGGAGTTAGAAATTCCAGTAGTTTGTATAGCAGCGGCTTTAAAGCAGGGTATTGATGAATTAAAACAAAGGATTGTGCCATTTCTGCCGATTAAGCCTGCCATGATTCCAGCGTAA